In Streptomyces sp. NBC_01381, a genomic segment contains:
- a CDS encoding glycosyltransferase has product MRAAAYREAAASRAAASREAARSGARPAEGLRIVRLANFVAPSSGGLRTALRELGRGYLAAGHEPVLIVPGERASVRDTEQGRVLTLPGPVLPGTGGYRVLKDRVRVARLLERLAPDRLEVSDRTTLRWTGAWARHRRIPAVMVSHEATDAVLRTWGLPPGAALRAADALNSRTAHAYARVVCTTEWAEREFVRIGARNVVRAPLGVDLEGRHPGLYDARVRARHARVDEVLLVLCSRLSVEKRPGTALDALEALRGRGVRAVLVVAGDGPLRGRLEQRARERRLPATFLGHVADRATLGALQSAADVCLAPGPCETFGLAALESLACGTPVVASASSALPEIVGAAGAAAADNGDAFASAVQTLLARPERARREAARARAEGFGWEGAVAAFLGAHDAEIGIRPGCGQASRRAGRVGTTPLPGTDAPGAGASTATEHTGYAS; this is encoded by the coding sequence ATGAGGGCGGCGGCATACCGGGAGGCGGCGGCTTCCCGGGCGGCGGCTTCCCGCGAGGCGGCGCGGTCCGGCGCGAGGCCCGCGGAGGGGCTGCGGATCGTGCGGCTCGCCAACTTCGTCGCGCCCTCGTCGGGCGGACTGCGCACGGCACTGCGTGAGCTGGGCCGCGGCTACCTGGCGGCCGGGCACGAACCCGTCCTCATCGTTCCCGGCGAGCGGGCCTCGGTGCGCGACACCGAGCAGGGACGCGTGCTGACCCTGCCGGGCCCCGTGCTGCCCGGCACCGGCGGTTATCGCGTCCTCAAGGACCGCGTGCGGGTGGCCCGGCTCCTGGAGCGCCTCGCCCCCGACCGGCTCGAAGTCTCCGACCGCACGACACTGCGCTGGACCGGCGCGTGGGCCCGCCACCGCCGCATCCCGGCCGTGATGGTCTCCCACGAGGCGACCGACGCCGTCCTGAGGACCTGGGGCCTGCCTCCCGGGGCCGCGCTCCGTGCCGCCGACGCGCTCAACTCCCGTACCGCGCACGCGTACGCGCGTGTCGTGTGCACCACGGAGTGGGCTGAGCGCGAGTTCGTCCGCATCGGGGCGCGCAATGTCGTACGTGCTCCACTCGGCGTCGACCTGGAAGGACGTCACCCGGGGCTGTACGACGCCCGCGTGCGTGCCCGCCACGCGCGCGTGGACGAGGTGCTTCTCGTGCTGTGCTCGCGGCTGTCCGTGGAGAAGCGCCCCGGCACGGCCCTCGACGCCCTGGAGGCGCTGCGCGGGCGGGGCGTACGGGCGGTGCTCGTCGTGGCGGGGGACGGCCCCTTGCGCGGCCGCCTCGAACAGCGGGCGCGCGAGCGGCGGTTGCCGGCGACCTTCCTGGGTCATGTCGCGGACCGCGCGACGCTGGGGGCGCTGCAGTCGGCGGCCGACGTCTGCCTGGCGCCGGGCCCCTGCGAGACGTTCGGCCTGGCGGCCCTGGAGTCCCTGGCCTGCGGCACGCCGGTGGTGGCCAGTGCGTCGTCGGCGTTGCCGGAGATCGTGGGCGCGGCGGGCGCCGCTGCGGCCGACAACGGGGACGCGTTCGCCTCAGCCGTCCAAACCCTGCTGGCCCGCCCTGAGCGGGCACGCAGGGAGGCGGCACGCGCGCGTGCGGAGGGCTTCGGCTGGGAGGGGGCGGTGGCGGCATTCTTGGGGGCGCATGACGCGGAGATTGGTATCCGCCCTGGTTGTGGGCAGGCGTCCCGCAGGGCGGGACGGGTGGGCACAACCCCCCTGCCGGGCACGGATGCACCAGGCGCAGGGGCAAGCACGGCAACGGAACACACGGGGTACGCATCATGA
- a CDS encoding SGNH/GDSL hydrolase family protein — MSPLRFVAMGDSLTEGIGDPVADGWRGWAALLAAGLAPPGGGDTEFHNVAVSGAQTSDVLKRQLPAALELRPDIISVVVGVNDTLRCTFDIHAVAARLDQIYASCAQQGALLLTACLPDPGAMLGLPGALARPLARRQRGVNAVVHALSERYGAVHLHAAEGDWVADRGLWSADRLHPGERGHRLLAARFHALLAARGAAAGRPPSREPQLPQPTRSASIWWLATAGTGWVARRCTDLLPQLLTLAADEVRHQVRGSSARLDLIASHGVATALAALSAAEQPDAA; from the coding sequence ATGAGCCCCCTGCGCTTCGTGGCCATGGGCGACTCCCTCACCGAGGGGATCGGGGACCCCGTGGCGGACGGCTGGCGGGGCTGGGCCGCACTGCTGGCCGCAGGCCTGGCCCCGCCCGGCGGCGGCGACACCGAGTTCCACAACGTCGCCGTCAGCGGCGCCCAGACCTCCGACGTCCTCAAGAGACAGCTGCCCGCGGCGCTCGAACTGCGCCCCGACATCATCTCCGTAGTCGTCGGCGTCAACGACACCCTCCGCTGCACCTTCGACATCCACGCCGTCGCCGCCCGCCTCGATCAGATCTACGCCTCCTGCGCGCAGCAGGGCGCCCTGCTGCTCACCGCCTGCCTGCCCGACCCCGGAGCCATGCTCGGCCTGCCGGGCGCCCTGGCCCGCCCGCTGGCAAGGCGCCAGCGCGGCGTCAACGCGGTCGTGCACGCGCTGTCCGAGCGGTACGGCGCGGTGCACCTGCACGCGGCGGAGGGCGACTGGGTGGCCGACCGCGGCCTGTGGAGCGCGGACCGGCTGCACCCCGGCGAGCGCGGGCACCGGCTGCTCGCCGCCCGCTTCCACGCCCTGCTCGCGGCACGCGGCGCCGCGGCCGGAAGGCCGCCGTCCCGCGAGCCTCAACTACCGCAGCCCACCCGGTCGGCGAGCATCTGGTGGCTGGCCACCGCCGGCACCGGATGGGTGGCGCGCCGGTGCACCGATCTGCTGCCCCAGCTGCTCACCCTCGCGGCCGACGAGGTACGCCACCAGGTGCGGGGCAGCAGTGCCCGCCTCGACCTGATCGCCAGCCACGGAGTGGCCACGGCCCTCGCCGCGCTCTCGGCCGCCGAGCAGCCGGACGCGGCGTAG
- a CDS encoding biotin-dependent carboxyltransferase family protein has product MTDRAFAVVRAGALTTVQDQGRPGHAHLGVPRSGALDPAAARLANRLVGNPPDAAVLETTLNGCSVRPRCEVTVAVVGAPCPVRVDGRPAAWGAPVRVPAGALLDIGAAVSGVRSYVAFGGGVTVEPVLASRSTDLLSGLGPPLLADGTVLPLGSVVAPHARVDTVPHPAPPHELVLPVTPGPRADWFTSGAVRTLTTRAYRVSSASNRIGLRTEGPSLERAFTGELPSEGMVLGAVQVPPDGRPVVFLADHPTTGGYPVIAVVREADLGAAAQAVPGTPLRFVT; this is encoded by the coding sequence ATGACCGACCGTGCCTTCGCCGTCGTACGGGCCGGGGCGCTGACCACGGTGCAGGACCAGGGCCGCCCCGGGCACGCGCACCTGGGGGTGCCACGCTCCGGAGCGCTCGATCCGGCCGCCGCGCGCCTGGCCAACCGCCTGGTCGGCAACCCGCCCGACGCCGCCGTCCTGGAGACCACACTCAACGGCTGTTCCGTACGCCCTCGTTGCGAGGTGACCGTGGCAGTGGTCGGCGCGCCGTGCCCGGTGCGCGTCGACGGCCGTCCCGCGGCATGGGGTGCGCCCGTGCGGGTCCCGGCCGGGGCGCTGCTCGACATCGGGGCGGCCGTCTCCGGAGTACGGTCCTACGTCGCGTTCGGCGGCGGCGTCACCGTCGAACCCGTGCTCGCCAGCCGCTCCACGGACCTGCTCTCCGGCCTCGGCCCACCCCTCCTTGCGGACGGAACCGTCCTTCCCCTGGGGAGCGTTGTCGCGCCCCACGCGCGCGTGGACACCGTCCCGCACCCGGCGCCACCGCACGAACTGGTCCTGCCGGTGACGCCAGGCCCACGCGCCGACTGGTTCACGTCCGGCGCCGTGCGCACGCTGACCACGCGCGCGTACCGGGTGTCGTCGGCGAGCAACCGCATCGGCCTGCGCACCGAAGGCCCTTCCCTGGAGCGGGCGTTCACCGGCGAGCTGCCGAGCGAAGGCATGGTCCTCGGCGCCGTCCAGGTGCCGCCGGACGGCCGGCCCGTGGTGTTCCTCGCCGACCACCCGACGACCGGCGGATACCCGGTGATCGCGGTCGTCAGGGAGGCCGACCTCGGCGCGGCCGCCCAGGCGGTGCCGGGCACGCCGCTGCGGTTCGTCACCTGA